The proteins below are encoded in one region of Streptomyces marianii:
- a CDS encoding sigma 54-interacting transcriptional regulator — MTATTGLPGPSHPAGSLAAADALNRSLGTTRTEPSASPRLEALALAVTADQPVLLWGEPGIGKSAGLEQLAAGLGLPLETVIASVHEPSDFSGLPVVGDEPATAGVPMAPPDWAVRLARAGHGLLFFDELSSAPPAVQAALLRVVLERRVGSLALPGAVRIVAAANPPSSAADGWHLSPPLANRFVHLSWTHDPRIVARGMAGTWPELAVPVVDPAKAPGAAARARGVVSAFLTARPGLVHHMPGDAESRGRAWPSPRTWEMALRMLAVGYATGAGREALAAALTGAVGDGAGIELLSFLEHLDLPDPDRVLAAPDAFALPERGDRQLAFLIAVVAAVQSDLTRERWEAGWTVLAKAVDAGVPDVAARAATDLAAMRRPGWPVPAGIDAFLELLRQSGALTGG, encoded by the coding sequence GTGACCGCCACCACCGGCCTGCCCGGCCCGTCCCACCCGGCCGGGTCGCTCGCCGCTGCCGACGCGCTCAACCGCAGTCTGGGCACCACGCGTACCGAGCCGTCCGCCAGCCCCCGGCTGGAGGCCCTCGCCCTCGCGGTGACGGCCGACCAGCCGGTGCTGCTGTGGGGCGAGCCCGGCATCGGCAAGTCCGCCGGACTTGAACAGCTGGCCGCCGGGCTCGGCCTGCCACTGGAGACGGTCATCGCCAGCGTGCACGAGCCGTCGGATTTCTCCGGCCTGCCCGTCGTCGGCGACGAGCCCGCCACCGCCGGCGTGCCCATGGCCCCGCCCGACTGGGCGGTCCGCCTCGCCCGCGCCGGGCACGGTCTGCTCTTCTTCGACGAGCTGTCCTCCGCGCCGCCCGCCGTCCAGGCAGCGCTGCTGCGCGTGGTCCTCGAGCGCCGCGTCGGCAGCCTGGCACTGCCCGGGGCCGTCCGGATCGTCGCCGCCGCCAACCCGCCGTCGAGTGCGGCCGACGGCTGGCACCTGAGCCCGCCGCTCGCCAACCGGTTCGTGCACTTGAGCTGGACCCACGACCCGCGCATCGTCGCCCGGGGAATGGCCGGCACCTGGCCGGAGTTGGCCGTTCCCGTCGTCGACCCGGCGAAGGCACCCGGCGCGGCAGCCCGTGCCCGCGGTGTGGTCTCCGCCTTCCTCACCGCTCGCCCCGGACTGGTCCACCACATGCCCGGCGACGCCGAGAGCCGGGGCCGGGCCTGGCCCTCGCCCCGTACCTGGGAGATGGCGCTGCGGATGCTCGCCGTCGGCTACGCGACCGGGGCCGGACGCGAGGCCCTGGCGGCCGCGCTCACGGGCGCCGTCGGCGACGGTGCGGGCATCGAACTGCTGTCGTTCCTGGAGCACCTGGACCTGCCGGACCCGGACCGGGTACTGGCCGCTCCGGACGCCTTCGCCCTGCCCGAGCGCGGCGACCGGCAGTTGGCCTTCCTCATCGCTGTGGTGGCTGCCGTCCAGAGCGACCTCACCCGTGAACGCTGGGAGGCGGGCTGGACGGTCCTCGCCAAGGCCGTCGACGCGGGCGTGCCCGACGTTGCCGCCCGCGCCGCGACCGATCTCGCCGCGATGCGCCGCCCCGGCTGGCCCGTGCCCGCGGGCATCGACGCGTTCCTGGAACTGCTCCGGCAGTCCGGCGCCCTGACCGGCGGCTGA
- a CDS encoding MMPL family transporter codes for MATFLYRLGRRAFRRRGLIALLWVAVLVGAGVAASAAPAPPEDSFSMPGTESQKAFDLLDERFPAAGAEGATARVVIRAPEGGKISDPAGRATVEQLVTALGGGPQVASVADPFEAGAVSQDRTTAYASVTYTVNAMELTDQARESLTAATDDARSAGFTVETGGDAVMAEQEMGGTAELIGLGVAAVVLLLTFGSLVAAGMPLLSAIIGVGIGISGIGALGSTLELSATTSTLAMMIGLAVAIDYALFIVSRYRAEIAEGRTPEEAAGRAVGTAGSAVVFAGLTVVVALAGLAVVNIPILTKMGLAAAATVGIAVLIALTMTPALLGFAGRRALSRRDRKAAAGQRTASAEPKLGTRWARFVLRRPVTVLLTAVIGLGVVAVPATSLELGLPDEGSSAPDTTRRKAYDMLSESFGAGFNGPLMVTVDTRGADDAKAAVATVGKEITDLGEAAAVTPANFNEQGDTAVLTVVPKTGPSDAATEELVRDIRSLSDGIRSETGATVLVTGMTAMTIDFSQTLDDALIPYLALVVGLAFLLLMLVFRSVLVPLKAALGFLLSVAAALGAVVAVFQWGWLADVFGVDQPGPIMSMMPIFMIGVVFGLAMDYEVFLVTRMREAYVHGSSAAESVTTGFTHGGRVVAAAAIIMISVFSGFIMENDDMIKMMGFGLAIAVLFDAFVVRMAIVPAVLALLGTKAWWLPTWLDRILPNVDVEGERLRRELGDTAESSEPAREPDTVGV; via the coding sequence GTGGCTACGTTCCTCTATCGACTCGGCCGACGCGCGTTCCGGCGCCGCGGTCTCATCGCCCTGCTGTGGGTGGCCGTACTCGTGGGCGCCGGCGTTGCAGCGTCCGCCGCGCCCGCCCCTCCCGAAGACTCCTTCTCCATGCCCGGCACCGAGTCCCAGAAGGCGTTCGACCTGCTCGACGAGCGTTTCCCGGCGGCCGGCGCGGAAGGCGCCACGGCGCGTGTCGTGATACGCGCCCCCGAAGGCGGGAAGATCTCCGACCCGGCCGGGAGAGCCACGGTCGAACAGCTGGTCACCGCCCTCGGCGGCGGCCCGCAGGTCGCCTCGGTGGCCGACCCGTTCGAGGCGGGCGCCGTCAGCCAGGACCGCACGACCGCGTACGCCTCGGTGACGTACACGGTCAATGCCATGGAGCTGACCGACCAGGCCCGCGAGTCGCTCACCGCGGCCACCGACGACGCGCGCAGCGCCGGCTTCACCGTCGAAACCGGCGGCGACGCGGTCATGGCCGAGCAGGAGATGGGCGGCACCGCTGAGCTGATCGGCCTCGGTGTTGCGGCCGTCGTGCTCCTGCTGACCTTCGGCTCCCTCGTTGCGGCCGGAATGCCGCTGCTCTCGGCGATCATCGGTGTGGGCATCGGCATCTCCGGTATCGGAGCGCTCGGCAGCACACTGGAGTTGTCCGCCACGACCTCCACGCTCGCCATGATGATCGGCTTGGCGGTCGCCATCGACTACGCCCTGTTCATCGTCTCGCGCTACCGCGCCGAGATCGCCGAGGGCCGCACGCCCGAGGAGGCCGCGGGACGCGCGGTCGGCACCGCCGGCTCCGCCGTGGTCTTCGCTGGGCTCACCGTCGTCGTGGCCCTGGCGGGACTCGCGGTGGTCAACATCCCGATCCTCACCAAGATGGGTCTGGCCGCCGCCGCCACGGTCGGCATCGCCGTGCTGATCGCGCTCACCATGACCCCGGCGCTGCTCGGCTTCGCCGGCAGGAGGGCACTCAGCCGCAGGGACCGCAAGGCGGCCGCCGGGCAGCGGACGGCGTCCGCCGAGCCGAAGCTCGGCACTCGCTGGGCCCGCTTCGTCCTGCGCCGTCCGGTGACCGTGCTGCTCACCGCGGTGATCGGCCTCGGCGTCGTTGCCGTGCCGGCCACCAGTCTGGAACTGGGCCTGCCGGACGAGGGCAGCTCGGCACCCGACACCACCCGGCGCAAGGCCTACGACATGCTGTCCGAGTCCTTCGGCGCCGGGTTCAACGGCCCGCTGATGGTCACCGTCGACACGCGGGGCGCCGACGACGCGAAGGCCGCCGTCGCGACCGTCGGCAAGGAGATCACCGACCTGGGCGAGGCCGCCGCCGTCACCCCGGCGAACTTCAACGAGCAGGGTGACACCGCCGTCCTCACCGTCGTGCCCAAGACCGGGCCGAGCGACGCGGCCACCGAGGAGCTGGTCAGGGACATCCGCTCGCTGTCCGACGGCATCAGGTCCGAGACGGGCGCCACCGTCCTGGTCACAGGCATGACCGCGATGACGATCGACTTCTCGCAGACCCTGGACGATGCGCTGATCCCGTACCTCGCCCTGGTCGTCGGCCTGGCCTTCCTGCTCCTGATGCTGGTGTTCCGCTCCGTCCTCGTCCCGCTGAAGGCGGCCCTGGGCTTCCTGCTCTCGGTGGCGGCGGCGCTCGGCGCGGTGGTCGCGGTGTTCCAGTGGGGCTGGCTCGCGGACGTGTTCGGCGTGGACCAGCCGGGTCCGATCATGTCGATGATGCCCATCTTCATGATCGGCGTGGTCTTCGGCCTGGCGATGGACTACGAGGTCTTCCTCGTGACCCGCATGCGCGAGGCCTACGTCCACGGATCGTCCGCCGCCGAGTCCGTCACCACCGGCTTCACCCACGGCGGTCGGGTCGTCGCGGCAGCCGCGATCATCATGATCAGTGTCTTCTCCGGCTTCATCATGGAAAACGACGACATGATCAAGATGATGGGGTTCGGCCTCGCCATCGCGGTCCTCTTCGACGCCTTCGTCGTGCGCATGGCCATCGTGCCCGCCGTGCTCGCCCTGCTGGGCACCAAGGCGTGGTGGCTCCCCACGTGGCTGGACCGCATCCTGCCGAACGTCGACGTCGAGGGCGAAAGGCTGCGCAGGGAACTCGGCGACACCGCCGAGTCCTCGGAACCTGCCCGCGAGCCCGACACGGTCGGGGTCTGA
- a CDS encoding TetR/AcrR family transcriptional regulator, with product MPADKSAPAQPTGRFQPPDVRRRQILDATAALLLDDGYEALTVSRVAARAGVAKGTVYLYFGSKQELLAALQAEMWDRVLQQPTALLKQPGLTWTERLDGLVAAWVAAEQDHHELYHRLFHEPGGSTEEPMTAARDLLVTLLAEGHAAGEFDVPDPELTADFLTHAYAGPCHHTRTDTDVTTAVQGLFRRVVAAHPAVP from the coding sequence GTGCCCGCGGACAAGTCCGCCCCCGCCCAGCCCACCGGCCGCTTCCAGCCCCCGGACGTCCGCCGCCGCCAGATCCTCGACGCCACGGCCGCACTGCTGCTGGACGACGGCTACGAGGCGCTGACCGTCAGCAGGGTCGCCGCCCGCGCCGGGGTCGCCAAGGGCACGGTCTATCTCTACTTCGGCTCCAAACAGGAACTCCTCGCCGCCCTCCAGGCGGAGATGTGGGACCGCGTGCTCCAGCAGCCCACCGCGCTCCTGAAACAGCCCGGCTTGACCTGGACCGAACGCCTCGACGGCCTCGTCGCCGCCTGGGTCGCCGCGGAACAGGACCACCACGAGCTCTACCACCGGCTCTTCCACGAACCCGGCGGCAGCACCGAGGAACCCATGACCGCCGCCCGCGACCTGCTCGTCACCCTCCTCGCGGAAGGCCACGCGGCAGGTGAGTTCGACGTCCCCGACCCCGAACTCACCGCCGACTTCCTCACCCACGCCTATGCCGGCCCCTGTCACCACACCCGGACCGACACCGACGTGACCACCGCCGTGCAAGGCCTCTTCCGCCGCGTCGTCGCCGCCCACCCGGCGGTGCCGTGA
- a CDS encoding ankyrin repeat domain-containing protein, which produces MSSFPPEAAAAWRRIRHYAVPPWMIEQATAHRLAGDWAAACAAARVDIAFVPAEIAAGHGGETAADLLDDLRHFVPDLLRWHLPRYVRGGHTRLVPGRTVLLARYGPPADRPAGPLLFVTTPGRPEGPQRLVLHCAVAGVQEFLGDTGPRVHDWTSARHLWDARHTAALRERCGGGRDRAPFCRADGTPLPPEGLPTADPGSHDPAARTEWITRLHEHGELEAAFAAAGIGLDLNPPATRSWYRVDPESLLRGSPLNLPRLTPEFRLLARRRGCSRFQIPRNHGAAILLELSEPGPAGTLRASLAPPDRLATVPHVPEAFWRRLPDLDLVRSGQVAPARLHPLVAGALFPALEVADGAAGPPGPQAPEPFRVRCRGEWHRVAWADGGLRMPHAEEEQRRERALRALGGAVTGCFAVQPAWASDSGRLPKALRAQRADLFRRAEHGDAPGVLALLDAGVDPHVRDGAGRTLLHALHLLDHEELLPRVLAAGADLEATDRSGRTPLFTAASEGGSRTLVEALIAAGASIGSVDPSGMSLAHVIKLRRRGDLAFLRDRVRTEHPGLGDDRWEARARVSATRTMNTTDEGTHT; this is translated from the coding sequence GTGAGCTCCTTCCCGCCCGAAGCAGCAGCGGCCTGGCGACGGATCCGCCACTATGCCGTGCCCCCGTGGATGATCGAGCAGGCCACCGCACACCGCCTCGCCGGGGACTGGGCCGCCGCCTGCGCCGCCGCCCGCGTCGACATCGCCTTCGTCCCGGCGGAGATCGCCGCCGGGCACGGCGGCGAGACCGCCGCCGATCTCCTGGACGACCTGCGCCACTTCGTGCCCGACCTGCTGCGCTGGCATCTGCCCCGTTACGTGCGAGGCGGACATACCCGGCTCGTCCCAGGCAGGACCGTTCTTCTGGCCCGCTACGGTCCGCCCGCCGATCGGCCGGCCGGACCCTTGCTCTTCGTGACGACCCCGGGCCGGCCGGAAGGCCCCCAACGGCTCGTGCTGCACTGCGCGGTCGCCGGAGTCCAGGAGTTCCTGGGCGACACCGGTCCCCGTGTCCACGACTGGACCTCGGCCCGGCACCTGTGGGACGCCCGGCACACGGCCGCGCTCCGCGAGCGGTGCGGCGGCGGCCGGGACCGGGCACCCTTCTGCCGCGCCGACGGCACGCCTCTGCCACCGGAGGGGCTGCCCACGGCCGATCCCGGCTCCCACGATCCCGCGGCCCGGACCGAGTGGATCACCCGGCTGCACGAACACGGCGAACTGGAAGCGGCGTTCGCCGCCGCCGGCATCGGCCTCGACCTGAACCCGCCCGCGACCAGGAGCTGGTATCGCGTCGACCCGGAGTCCCTGCTGCGCGGGAGCCCCCTCAACCTCCCCCGACTGACCCCCGAGTTCCGGCTGCTCGCCCGGAGGCGAGGGTGCAGCCGCTTCCAGATCCCGCGGAACCACGGTGCCGCCATCCTGCTGGAGCTCTCCGAGCCCGGCCCGGCCGGAACGCTCCGGGCGAGCCTGGCCCCGCCCGACCGGCTCGCCACCGTGCCGCACGTGCCCGAAGCCTTCTGGCGCCGACTGCCCGACCTCGATCTCGTCCGGAGCGGGCAGGTGGCACCCGCGCGGTTGCACCCTCTGGTCGCCGGGGCTCTGTTCCCCGCCCTGGAGGTCGCCGACGGCGCCGCGGGCCCGCCCGGTCCGCAAGCCCCCGAACCGTTCCGCGTGCGTTGCCGTGGCGAGTGGCACCGGGTCGCCTGGGCCGACGGCGGCCTCCGGATGCCCCACGCCGAGGAGGAACAGCGCCGGGAACGCGCCCTGCGCGCCCTCGGCGGCGCCGTCACCGGCTGCTTCGCCGTGCAGCCGGCCTGGGCGTCCGACTCCGGCCGACTGCCGAAGGCACTGCGCGCCCAGCGGGCCGATCTCTTCCGGCGCGCCGAGCACGGCGACGCCCCGGGCGTGCTGGCCCTCCTGGACGCGGGCGTCGACCCGCACGTTCGGGACGGTGCCGGGCGTACCCTGCTGCACGCCCTCCACCTCCTGGACCACGAGGAGTTGCTGCCCCGGGTGCTGGCGGCGGGAGCGGACCTGGAAGCCACCGACAGGTCCGGCCGGACGCCGCTGTTCACGGCCGCCTCCGAAGGCGGATCGCGCACCCTGGTGGAGGCGTTGATCGCCGCCGGAGCGAGCATCGGTTCGGTGGACCCGTCGGGCATGTCCCTGGCCCACGTCATCAAACTCCGCAGGAGGGGCGACCTGGCCTTCCTCCGCGACCGAGTCCGCACGGAGCACCCCGGCCTCGGCGACGACAGGTGGGAGGCACGGGCTCGCGTCTCGGCGACCAGGACGATGAACACGACCGATGAGGGCACGCACACGTGA
- a CDS encoding SAM-dependent methyltransferase, which yields MTHNTGHACGTHDSGHAHAHGPGATSYPDFEWDDLYTGDGSDTSDPDPTLLAPADDLPPGRALDLGCGSGGNALALAERGWRVTGVDLAPRAIASTRAGACARGLDGRVELAVADSATWQPEVAYDFAVSSYALPPRGPARTATLAVLATALAPGGTLALGEWDEEACDWAEPGDLVTLAELTEALTGLGLDVVRAERRVVPRIQHPGEDHAVIVIARKPHDTLEASG from the coding sequence GTGACCCACAACACCGGCCACGCTTGCGGCACGCACGACAGTGGCCACGCCCACGCCCACGGGCCCGGGGCGACCTCGTACCCGGACTTCGAGTGGGACGATCTCTACACCGGCGACGGAAGCGACACCTCCGATCCCGACCCCACGCTCCTCGCCCCGGCCGACGACCTCCCTCCGGGTAGGGCCCTGGACCTGGGCTGCGGTTCCGGCGGCAACGCCCTCGCGCTCGCCGAACGCGGCTGGCGCGTCACCGGAGTGGACCTCGCTCCCCGCGCCATCGCCTCCACCCGCGCCGGCGCCTGTGCCCGCGGCCTCGACGGCCGGGTCGAACTGGCCGTCGCCGACAGCGCCACCTGGCAGCCCGAGGTGGCCTACGACTTCGCCGTCAGCTCCTACGCCCTGCCGCCCCGCGGCCCGGCCCGCACCGCGACCCTCGCCGTCCTGGCCACCGCACTCGCTCCTGGCGGGACCCTGGCCCTCGGCGAATGGGACGAGGAGGCCTGCGACTGGGCCGAGCCCGGGGACCTGGTCACCCTCGCCGAGCTGACCGAAGCCCTCACCGGACTCGGCCTGGACGTCGTGCGCGCCGAACGGAGGGTCGTGCCGAGGATCCAGCACCCCGGCGAGGACCACGCGGTCATCGTCATCGCCCGCAAGCCGCATGACACCCTGGAGGCTTCCGGCTGA
- a CDS encoding sigma-70 family RNA polymerase sigma factor, producing MTLQSDPDQLDHGIDADAAVTRLALTARAGDPDAVEEFVRALHHDIWRYVAYLSADRQAADDLTQETFLRALGSLHRFEGRSSARTWLLSIARRTVVDSLRHAAARPRLSDRDDWQAVAEETQPRGTPGFEDGIALAELLAQIPAERREAFVVTQLLGLPYAEAAEAMGCPIGTVRSRVARARTSLIGLLTDGDAPMAARNRVSPGDQGQRSAAKTWSVMAAVA from the coding sequence ATGACCCTGCAATCCGACCCTGACCAGCTCGATCACGGGATCGATGCCGACGCGGCAGTGACTCGATTGGCCCTCACCGCGCGCGCCGGCGACCCCGATGCCGTCGAGGAGTTCGTGCGGGCCCTCCACCACGACATCTGGCGCTACGTCGCCTACCTCAGCGCCGACAGACAGGCGGCGGACGACCTCACCCAGGAGACTTTTCTCAGGGCTCTGGGCAGCCTCCACCGGTTCGAAGGGCGCTCCTCGGCCCGCACCTGGCTGCTCTCGATAGCCCGGCGCACCGTGGTGGACAGCCTCCGGCACGCGGCTGCACGTCCCCGTCTGTCCGATCGGGACGATTGGCAAGCGGTGGCCGAGGAGACCCAGCCGCGTGGAACGCCGGGGTTCGAGGACGGGATCGCGCTCGCCGAGCTCCTGGCGCAGATTCCGGCCGAACGCCGGGAGGCTTTCGTCGTCACGCAACTCCTGGGCCTTCCCTACGCGGAGGCGGCCGAGGCGATGGGCTGCCCGATCGGGACGGTGCGCTCGCGCGTGGCCCGCGCTCGCACGTCACTGATCGGGCTTCTCACGGACGGCGACGCGCCGATGGCTGCCCGGAATCGCGTATCCCCGGGGGACCAGGGACAGCGTTCAGCGGCCAAGACGTGGAGCGTGATGGCAGCCGTGGCCTGA
- a CDS encoding NAD(P)/FAD-dependent oxidoreductase: MDPTAQYDTVIIGGGPAGLTAALTLTRYRQRTLVIESPAPPRNAASRGVHGLIGLEGATPDELRSRAWEELRRYGLARRLDATVTEITPLNGDGFQVRADDGNTVWGRNVILATGVIDQRPDGVEGFDACWGRTVIHCPFCIGEENADRTWALVSDEPLYLGMAATAFRAWTDDAIAIAPSALPGADELRRGLRKQGSDLVQGEITRLHHTDGDLHTVELADGTLLDRGTLLWPRPQRQVPLVERLAEDHGLAMNGGCVTVDDGRQTSISGLYAAGDLTGRTWEQGAVPAVTAGSAAADAIHFAHLA, encoded by the coding sequence GTGGACCCCACCGCCCAGTACGACACCGTGATCATCGGCGGAGGGCCCGCCGGCCTGACCGCCGCGCTGACCCTGACCCGCTACCGGCAGCGCACCCTGGTCATCGAGTCCCCCGCCCCGCCCCGCAACGCCGCCTCCCGCGGCGTGCACGGCCTGATCGGCCTGGAAGGCGCCACCCCCGACGAGTTGCGCTCCCGCGCCTGGGAGGAGCTGCGCCGCTACGGACTGGCCCGGCGGCTCGACGCCACGGTCACCGAGATCACCCCGCTGAACGGCGACGGATTCCAGGTACGAGCGGACGACGGCAACACGGTGTGGGGCCGGAACGTCATCCTGGCCACCGGCGTCATCGACCAGCGCCCCGACGGCGTGGAGGGTTTCGACGCATGCTGGGGCCGCACGGTGATCCACTGCCCGTTCTGCATCGGCGAGGAGAACGCAGACCGCACCTGGGCCCTGGTCTCCGACGAACCCCTCTACCTCGGCATGGCCGCCACCGCCTTCCGCGCCTGGACCGACGACGCCATCGCCATCGCCCCGTCCGCGCTGCCCGGCGCCGACGAACTGCGCCGAGGCCTGCGCAAGCAGGGCAGCGACCTCGTCCAGGGCGAGATCACCCGCCTGCACCACACCGACGGCGACCTGCACACCGTGGAGCTGGCCGACGGCACCCTCCTGGATCGGGGGACCCTGCTCTGGCCGCGGCCGCAGCGGCAGGTCCCGCTGGTGGAACGCCTCGCCGAAGACCACGGCCTCGCCATGAACGGCGGCTGCGTCACCGTCGACGACGGTCGCCAGACCAGCATCTCCGGCCTCTACGCCGCCGGTGACCTGACCGGAAGAACCTGGGAACAGGGAGCAGTTCCCGCCGTCACCGCCGGAAGTGCCGCCGCCGACGCCATCCACTTCGCCCACCTGGCCTGA
- a CDS encoding MFS transporter gives MATSDGEGRGDRELTAVLTSAMAFSMLQLFLLGALGPRLVGELGISATLLGLTTTIGFGTAAVLSPVSGRIVDWIGPRRGLVALLLVAAAALAAIGASPGAGLLLGAVALGGLPQALANPATNKAILAVIPAERRGAVTGLKQSGVQLGAFAAGLPLAALAGGIGWRGAVWTAAGSAVMVAVWTLRALPADPPRPSSVVPPAALGRGRHIVWLAVYSLFLGCGIASVNTYLSLFGTRKLHLGPTAAAALVAVLGVAGIAGRVGWAKAARPGRAEWLPGWLGTGAVGAAGLLAAALSVPPLVWVAAVAVGVFAVAGNAVSMVLVVQRAVPGRAGQDSALVAAGFFAGFAVGPPLFGLLAEAGHYGWGWLCVAVEFAAAAAVAFVWAGRDRHERSGSKA, from the coding sequence GTGGCGACGTCTGACGGGGAAGGCCGCGGAGACCGGGAGCTGACGGCAGTTCTCACGAGCGCGATGGCGTTCTCGATGCTGCAGCTGTTCCTCCTCGGCGCCTTGGGCCCTCGCCTGGTCGGGGAACTCGGCATCTCTGCCACGCTGCTCGGCCTCACCACGACGATCGGCTTCGGAACCGCGGCGGTGCTGTCGCCCGTGAGCGGACGGATCGTGGACTGGATCGGCCCTCGTCGTGGGCTTGTTGCACTGTTGCTGGTCGCGGCGGCAGCACTTGCGGCGATCGGCGCCTCGCCCGGGGCCGGGTTGCTGCTCGGGGCCGTCGCCCTCGGCGGGCTGCCCCAGGCACTTGCCAACCCCGCCACGAACAAGGCGATTCTGGCCGTGATCCCCGCTGAGCGACGGGGAGCGGTCACCGGCCTGAAGCAGTCGGGCGTGCAACTGGGCGCGTTCGCGGCCGGGCTGCCTCTCGCGGCTCTGGCAGGTGGCATCGGATGGCGAGGGGCGGTGTGGACCGCTGCCGGTTCGGCCGTGATGGTAGCGGTGTGGACCCTGCGAGCGCTGCCTGCCGATCCGCCACGGCCCAGCTCCGTGGTGCCACCGGCCGCCCTGGGCAGGGGACGGCACATCGTCTGGCTGGCGGTGTACTCCCTGTTCCTGGGTTGCGGTATCGCCTCCGTCAACACCTACCTCTCGCTCTTCGGGACGCGGAAGCTTCACCTGGGACCGACGGCAGCCGCCGCTCTGGTCGCCGTGTTGGGCGTCGCCGGGATCGCCGGGCGGGTGGGCTGGGCGAAGGCCGCCCGGCCGGGACGTGCCGAGTGGCTGCCGGGGTGGCTTGGAACCGGGGCCGTCGGCGCGGCCGGGCTGCTCGCGGCGGCACTCTCCGTCCCCCCGTTGGTATGGGTGGCGGCCGTGGCAGTGGGGGTGTTCGCGGTGGCGGGCAATGCGGTGTCCATGGTGCTGGTCGTGCAGCGGGCGGTCCCCGGTCGGGCGGGCCAGGATTCGGCACTTGTCGCCGCCGGGTTCTTCGCGGGATTCGCCGTCGGGCCCCCGCTCTTCGGGCTCCTTGCCGAAGCGGGGCACTACGGATGGGGATGGCTCTGCGTGGCGGTGGAGTTCGCGGCGGCCGCCGCGGTCGCCTTCGTCTGGGCCGGACGCGACCGTCATGAGCGCTCCGGGTCCAAGGCGTGA
- a CDS encoding vWA domain-containing protein, with protein sequence MSHGPEPTLDMTRLLAARYRAATERPYLASALYALTVVPSRQVPTMGVDRHWRCYVSPAFVDATPVPELAAVWVHEASHLLRDHHGRADRLPLADRLDRYRVNVAQDCEINDDLLADGLPLPEGRMEPRSFGLPEGQLFEAYVDRLPPSVRTPDCGSGAHGQTVPWELGAPHGPARLGPAEAEALRRVTAEAMRAHQRARGTLPAGWRRWAEQVLEPTADWRQALSGAVRAAAAWAGGAVDYTYGRPSRRTPALRGVILPSLRRPLPRVAVVVDTSGSMGEDELAAAMAEITGVLREVGVRGNRVTVLACDADVHTVSRVTSADQVELAGGGGTDMRVGIGAALARPDRPDFVVVLTDGQTPWPDAGLSSCRVVAALIGSAAPAPPRWVETVRVPADGL encoded by the coding sequence ATGAGCCACGGGCCGGAGCCGACGCTCGACATGACCAGACTGCTCGCCGCCCGCTACCGCGCGGCGACCGAACGCCCGTACCTGGCGTCGGCTCTGTACGCCCTGACGGTGGTCCCGTCCCGCCAGGTCCCGACCATGGGAGTGGACCGGCATTGGCGCTGCTACGTGTCTCCCGCCTTCGTGGACGCGACCCCCGTACCGGAGCTCGCCGCCGTGTGGGTGCACGAGGCGTCCCACCTGCTGCGCGACCACCACGGCCGGGCCGACAGGCTCCCCTTGGCCGACCGGCTCGACCGCTACCGCGTCAACGTCGCGCAGGACTGCGAGATCAACGACGACCTCCTCGCCGACGGTCTTCCCCTCCCAGAGGGGCGGATGGAGCCTCGCAGCTTCGGCCTGCCTGAAGGGCAGCTGTTCGAGGCGTACGTCGACCGGCTCCCGCCCAGCGTGCGCACACCCGACTGCGGGTCCGGCGCCCACGGCCAGACCGTGCCGTGGGAGCTGGGCGCACCGCACGGCCCCGCCCGCCTCGGCCCGGCCGAGGCGGAGGCCCTGCGCCGCGTCACCGCCGAGGCCATGCGGGCCCACCAGCGAGCGCGGGGCACTCTCCCCGCGGGCTGGCGGCGCTGGGCGGAACAGGTCCTGGAACCCACCGCGGACTGGCGGCAGGCGCTGTCCGGCGCGGTACGGGCGGCCGCGGCATGGGCGGGCGGCGCCGTCGACTACACCTACGGTCGCCCGTCCCGCCGCACCCCGGCGCTGCGCGGGGTGATCCTGCCGAGCCTGCGCCGCCCGCTGCCGCGTGTGGCCGTCGTGGTGGACACCTCCGGCTCCATGGGCGAGGACGAACTCGCCGCCGCCATGGCCGAGATCACCGGAGTGCTGCGGGAGGTCGGAGTGCGGGGCAACCGGGTCACGGTGCTGGCGTGCGACGCCGATGTGCACACCGTGTCCCGGGTGACCTCGGCCGACCAGGTCGAACTGGCCGGCGGCGGGGGCACGGACATGCGCGTCGGCATCGGGGCGGCCCTCGCCCGGCCCGACCGGCCCGACTTCGTCGTCGTCCTGACGGACGGTCAAACGCCCTGGCCCGACGCCGGGCTCTCCTCCTGCCGGGTCGTCGCCGCGCTGATCGGCTCCGCCGCTCCGGCCCCTCCCCGCTGGGTGGAGACGGTACGGGTCCCAGCGGACGGGCTCTGA